From a region of the Drosophila virilis strain 15010-1051.87 chromosome 3, Dvir_AGI_RSII-ME, whole genome shotgun sequence genome:
- the skd gene encoding mediator of RNA polymerase II transcription subunit 13 isoform X4: MTHQNHQTNGASLEDCHTNFYALTDLCGIKWRKFVNGERPNASSDPLADPILRSYSRCMQADMLCVWRRVQSTKQDNTDPNALNFEITTSTTVHPPLSLAAAKELWIFWYGEEPDLSELVDAELLKIAANQSLWNGTWKGELTYECRSLLFKALHNLMERFVLTKDIVRFGKWFVQPCTSSDRLFGRSSQHLSFSFTFFVHGDTVCASIDLREHPAVRPLTKEHLAEAAAAFAAASGQTSGTARAQQDAASAGTATLPAGSPLLEASGVAEKSASASAAAAAATPTQARKVMLAPFGIAAILTGNSYKASDPMAEKILEDWASFFPLCNKDNTDVPPVVEVVSGGHKMYHPTNYVLVTDLDDMEHMEFAELHKANDQAAAAAAAAATPAATQAAASAKDSRKATTQAISALERLTFQPYYDQRPTSGFTFNTNNTHIPATAAIEMPERAWQDCIMNTLHVDAAAAAAAAAAAAAAEEDENKQTDSKQHVQQQIQQQQQQQQQQKQRQKLWNFVDPMQKAPCICTKHLNVGSASSGGSSSTPCQGGGASSTYSRNTQLGDPTVAAATAAAAASSSVGSPATPAPSPHPLSNSAHSQPTSVPPAEQLLNMSPHAPTSVSNLQQPPTPIDHLLDKNTPAPTPTDQHDNKSITASPYVHQTPSVEPPTYAEHGNAAGGGGSQSLNAAPGSVPQQPATPTPATAGAAATTTATTTTSATAAGTGTAGAATGAGAGAGGATQCGTISVKKLEMQQQAPQQVLAIKQEPGLARISQVQQQQQQQVPLASSALEAVTNLFNLYKPPQLTLKDGDSVYDEEWLKDVYDFSFQETWDNLPVKRPKLNESAKQRRPRYARNLYEGHTHFKPLMPSPGSVYGPLLSIEGSAAALGAAGEGSSSGGGGGGLVGIAGGAGAGAGGAYGGASSADEADNALGGSGSGSGSGNMTATTTGNSFFQGLDIKTEPGLHSPCKESKSTSTAGSGSAGNNLFTAEGLNPSLNDLEQLFETSSNDECSSVQIHTPPDSNNPSNGGCSAVSNTIDELKRSTAVASAVVAAVVASSGAGSIQAEDLTKMFPTPPSHEQQHPNSSPCQTDVVMTDLSVDTTTNNSSSTTTNVGVAVGLGVVLKMVKQEYSVELGSPVEEPIDDWSYVYRPPQQEKFVGSSRYAPLTNLPSQTQPPLQIPANCYYNPTWSHSQKSRAATLAKAAAAQQQQQQLQKHQQLQQRIQQHQQLQQQHQQQQLQLQQQQQQQHKHQQLHELLSAGPRTPMNAAMPSPSTTTTATTTVPQPLSSGGSQLLLNQLNCPQAPPGSSMQQLMQRAGMSPIPSPGGPGVVPFPRSSPMHLGGMRQTPTHPPPPYPYELAAASPATSTSSYLNKQYNSQEPPGHPHTPQSVHHVMFGPMSAGAGGSGGAGAGLMPAGDGSKLAMMQYSGGGAGSTGLGSSSSSSVAAAAAAAAAAMSLLQELPEVNSVLINILLYDTALNVFRDHNFDSSSVCVCNADTQKIGNIRGADSGLYVPLPGSSFNPFPSQRLLNSHPAGTPYNPFGGSASGGGGGGGGGGGGMRMISAFGGGLDSSPVAALSGAGSVHHGHGPNGGSSSSSCTPPSSNPHITGYVDDDPVECTCGFSAVVNRRLSHRAGLFYEDELEITGIVDDPARHKQPTLLSLIQSLCRKGNNNHNHNHNNKSVNEPVGKELEKLTTTTTTTSGQQQQQQQLEQLAHAIFDLLLDQCSIIQTSSSSVHRALQSHRRRMSRQRRLFGQNSASLASIANVLEFTDAHDVVSLALEQARLAFESQRMDMNMLEFGHNNHHGQQHNPHQHSQHPHHPHQPHPAQHSQQLTAFQAAPALRQKLLVLGSSRLTVHKWPYLPVGFTRSNKEIVRTMNAIQPMLQSAFHCKSRGGAAGSKDASSYNTVSGPLTWRQFHRLAGRASGQCEPQPIPSVVVGYEKDWISVAPHSIHYWDKFLLEPYSYARDVVYVVVCPDNEHVAASTRTYFRELSSTYEMCKLGRHTPIRGWEGVLQVGTEREAPLTPLDDWLRTLDHAPLAEQIRRYAVAFLYQLAPYLSRVPGDKTLLNPPDASASGSHSTKAPGAVPPSAAEHPHEPVIKLEPGTEPTPATQSSSNSSSGGAGGAGQEQDSKADVKAGGDSKPALVLGDPLGMGETLEDINPSAIVLYVVNPFTFASDSFELERLALIALLRCYAELLKAVPDSVRAQMNIQIISLEAIMELGPCGNRRRFSDEIKCLALNIFSQCRRHLVHAQPVKSLTGFGTAANMEAFLKTKDEPNRRAYKMYTAPFVLAPMHERNDKTDFSRAAGSMHGQNETRYSVMYCNYCLSEDQSWLLATATDERGELLEKVCINIDVPNRARRRKAPARYVALRKLMDFVMGLISQTSQMWRLVIGRIGRIGHSELKSWSYLLSKQQLQKASKQFKDMCKQCTLMYPPTILSACLVTLEPDAKLRVMPDQFTPDERFSQISMQNPLSTPQDVTCTHILVFPTSAVCASFTRQFQNEPQVDDDFIFGEEEGNEDFSDADIGDLFWDSHMDRVSNHGSPGRMEDNRSWQSAGGNNFKCTPPQEVEEVGSLNQQPISVGYMVSTAPTGRMPAWFWSACPHLEDVCPVFLKTALHLHVPNIQIADDILNSTNAHQSANDHPLDSTLTADVLRFVLEGYNALSWLALDSNTHDRLSCLPINVQTLMDLYYLTAAIA, encoded by the exons CCAATCAATCGCTCTGGAACGGCACGTGGAAGGGCGAGCTGACCTACGAGTGCCGTTCGCTGCTCTTCAAGGCGCTGCACAATCTCATGGAAAG ATTCGTGCTGACCAAGGACATTGTGCGCTTTGGCAAATGGTTTGTGCAGCCGTGCACCTCCAGCGATCGTCTGTTTGGACGCAG CTCGCAGCACTTGTCCTTCTCGTTCACGTTCTTTGTGCATGGCGACACGGTCTGCGCCTCGATAGATCTGCGCGAGCATCCCGCCGTGCGGCCCCTGACCAAGGAGCATCTGGCGGAGGCAGCGGCTGCCTTTGCCGCCGCCAGCGGCCAAACGTCGGGCACAGCACGTGCCCAACAGGATGCCGCCAGTGCTGGCACAGCCACGCTGCCCGCCGGCTCCCCACTGCTGGAGGCGTCGGGCGTCGCAGAGaagtcggcgtcggcgtcggcagcggcagcggcagcgacgccaACGCAAGCGCGCAAAGTGATGCTGGCGCCGTTTGGCATTGCGGCAATACTCACCGGCAACAGCTACAAGGCCAGCGATCCCATGGCCGAAAAGATACTCGAGGATTGGGCCTCGTTTTTTCCGCTGTGCAATAAGGACAACACGGATGTGCCACCCGTCGTTGAGGTGGTATCGG GTGGTCATAAGATGTATCATCCCACGAATTATGTACTAGTCACGGATCTGGACGACATGGAGCACATGGAGTTTGCTGAGCTGCACAAGGCTAACgatcaggcagcagcagcagcagcagcagctgcgacgccagcagcgacgcaagcagcagcatctgcaaAGGACTCAAGGAAAGCAACAACGCAAGCGATCAGCGCCTTGGAGCGTCTAACGTTTCAGCCCTACTACGATCAGCGGCCCACATCGGGCTTCACCTTCAATACAAATAATACTCATATTCCCGCCACGGCGGCCATCGAAATGCCGGAGCGTGCCTGGCAGGATTGCATCATGAATACGCTGCACGTGgacgccgcagcagcagcagcggcagcagcagcagcggcagcggcagaggagGATGAGAACAAGCAAACGGATTCCAAGCAGCACGTGCAACAGCAAatccaacagcagcagcagcagcagcagcagcagaagcagcggcAAAAGCTCTGGAACTTTGTGGATCCAATGCAAAAGGCGCCCTGCATATGCACCAA ACATCTCAACGTGGGCAGCGCCTCTtccggcggcagcagcagcacgcccTGCCAAGGCGGCGGCGCCTCCTCGACCTATTCACGCAACACGCAGCTGGGCGATCCGACGGtggccgccgccaccgccgccgccgccgcctcctcctcgGTGGGTTCGCCTGCAACGCCGGCGCCCTCGCCGCATCCGCTCTCCAATTCGGCGCACTCGCAGCCGACCTCGGTGCCGCCCGCTGAGCAA ctgctcaatATGAGTCCGCATGCGCCGACATCCGTATCGAatctgcagcagccgccgacGCCCATCGATCATCTGCTGGACAAGAATACGCCGGCGCCAACGCCGACGGATCAGCACGACAACAAAAGCATAACCGCCTCGCCGTACGTGCATCAGACACCCAGCGTGGAGCCGCCCACCTATGCAGAGCATGGCAATGCGGCCGGAGGCGGTGGCTCTCAATCTCTGAATGCGGCGCCGGGCAGTGTGCCACAGCAgccggccacgcccacgccggcaacagcaggcgcagcagcaacaacaacagcaacaacaacaacatccgcGACAGCTGCTGGAACAGgaacagcaggagcagcaacaggagccggagccggagcagGCGGTGCCACACAATGCGGCACAATTAGCGTAAAGAAGCTGgagatgcagcagcaggcgccaCAGCAGGTGCTGGCCATCAAGCAGGAGCCAGGCCTGGCACGGATCAGccaggtgcagcagcagcagcagcagcaggtgccgCTGGCGAGCAGCGCCTTGGAAGCGGTCACAAATCTCTTCAATCTGTACAAGCCGCCGCAGCTGACGCTGAAGGACGGGGACAGCGTCTACGACGAGGAATGGCTCAAGGATGTCTACGACTTTAGCTTTCAGGAGACCTG GGACAATCTGCCCGTGAAGCGGCCCAAGCTGAACGAGTCTGCCAAACAGCGACGACCACGTTACGCCCGGAATCTGTACGAGGGCCACACGCACTTCAAGCCGCTGATGCCCTCGCCCGGCTCCGTCTATGGCCCGCTGCTCTCCATCGAAGGCAGCGCCGCGGCGCTGGGAGCAGCCGGCGAGGGCAGCtccagcggcggcggcggcggcggtctTGTGGGCATAGCcggaggagcaggagcaggagcaggaggagcCTATGGCGGCGCATCCAGCGCTGATGAGGCGGACAATGCGCTTGGCggaagcggcagcggcagcggcagcggaaACAtgactgcaacaacaactggcaacagtTTCTTCCAGGGCCTGGACATTAAGACGGAGCCGGGCCTGCATTCGCCGTGCAAGGAATCCAAGTCGACGAGCACCGCGGGCAGCGGGAGCGCTGGCAACAATCTGTTCACAGCCGAAGGCCTAAATCCCTCGCTCAACGATCTCGAGCAGCTGTTCGAGACGAGCTCCAACGACGAGTGCAGCAGCGTCCAGATCCATACGCCGCCCGACTCCAACAATCCCTCGAATGGCGGCTGCAGCGCCGTCAGCAACACCATCGACGAGCTCAAGCGGAGCACGGCGGTGGCCAGCGCCGTTGTTGCCGCCGTCGTCGCCAGCTCCGGTGCGGGAAGCATACAGGCCGAAGATCTAACCAAAATGTTTCCCACGCCTCCATCCCACGAGCAACAGCATCCCAATTCGAGTCCCTGCCAAACGGACGTTGTCATGACCGATCTGAGCGTGGacaccaccaccaacaacagcagcagcaccaccacaaATGTGGGCGTAGCTGTCGGTCTGGGCGTGGTCCTCAAAATGGTTAAGCAGGAGTACAGCGTGGAGCTGGGCAGTCCCGTGGAGGAGCCCATCGATGACTGGAGCTATGTGTACAGGCCGCCGCAGCAGGAGAAATTTGTGGGCTCCTCGCGCTACGCGCCGCTCACCAATCTGCCCAGTCAGACGCAGCCGCCGCTCCAGATTCCCGCCAACTGCTACTACAATCCCACGTGGAGCCACAGCCAGAAGTCGCGTGCCGCCACGCTAGCCAAGGCGGCCgccgcgcagcagcagcagcagcagctccagaagcaccagcagctccagcagcgcatccagcagcatcagcagctccagcagcagcaccaacagcagcagctccagctgcagcagcaacagcagcagcagcataagcATCAGCAGCTGCACGAGCTGCTCTCCGCCGGACCGAGGACGCCAATGAATGCAGCGATGCCGTCGCcctcgacgacgacgacggcgacgacgacggtgccgcagccgctgagcagcggcggcagccaGCTCCTGTTGAATCAGCTCAATTGTCCGCAGGCGCCGCCCGGCAGCTCCATGCAGCAGCTGATGCAGCGGGCCGGCATGTCGCCCATTCCGTCGCCGGGCGGGCCGGGCGTGGTGCCCTTTCCGCGCAGCAGTCCGATGCATCTGGGCGGAATGCGGCAGACGCCGACGCATCCGCCGCCGCCGTATCCGTATGAGCTGGCGGCGGCCAGTCCGGCCACGTCCACGTCCTCGTACCTCAACAAGCAGTACAATTCCCAGGAGCCGCCGGGTCATCCGCACACGCCGCAGAGCGTGCATCATGTGATGTTCGGGCCGATGAGTGCGGGCGCAGGAGGATCGGGTGGAGCGGGAGCTGGTCTAATGCCTGCAGGCGATGGCTCTAAGCTGGCCATGATGCAATATTCTGGCGGCGGCGCCGGCTCAACTGGTTTGGgcagcagctcctcctcctccgtcgccgcagcggcagcagcagcagcagctgcaatgaGTCTGCTGCAGGAGCTGCCGGAGGTCAACTCGGTGCTGATCAATATACTGCTCTACGATACGGCTCTGAATGTGTTCCGGGATCACAACtttgacagcagcagcgtctgCGTCTGCAATGCGGATACCCAAAAGATTGGCAACATTCGCGGCGCCGACTCGGGTCTCTATGTGCCGCTGCCCGGCAGCAGCTTTAATCCGTTTCCGTCGCAGCGTCTGCTCAATAGTCATCCGGCGGGCACTCCATATAATCCCTTTGGAGGCAGTGCATcgggtggcggcggcggcggcggcggcggtggtggtggaATGCGCATGATAAGTGCCTTTGGCGGTGGGCTGGACTCGTCGCCGGTGGCTGCGCTGTCCGGAGCTGGCTCCGTGCACCATGGCCACGGGCCCAACGGCGGCTCCAGCTCCTCGTCGTGCACTCCGCCCAGCAGCAATCCGCACATCACGGGCTACGTGGACGACGATCCCGTTGAGTGCACATGCGGCTTTAGCGCCGTGGTCAATCGCCGTCTGTCACATCGCGCCGGCCTCTTCTACGAGGATGAGCTGGAGATCACGGGCATTGTGGACGATCCGGCCCGGCACAAGCAGCCCACGCTCTTGAGCCTCATCCAAAGCCTGTGCCGcaagggcaacaacaaccacaatcacaatcacaacaacaagtcGGTCAACGAGCCGGTTGGCAAGGAGCTGGAGAAGCTAACGACGACGACAACCACGACGTccggacagcagcagcagcagcagcagttggagcAGCTGGCGCATGCGATCTTCGATCTGTTGCTGGATCAGTGCTCGATTATCCAGACCTCGAGCAGCTCGGTGCACCGGGCCCTGCAGTCCCATCGCCGTCGCATGTCCCGGCAGCGACGACTCTTTGGCCAGAACAGCGCCTCGCTGGCGTCCATAGCGAACGTGCTCGAGTTTACGGATGCGCACGATGTGGTCAGCCTGGCGCTGGAGCAGGCACGGCTCGCCTTCGAGAGCCAGCGCATGGACATGAATATGCTCGAATTCGGACACAATAATCACCATGGACAGCAGCACAATCCGCACCAGCATTCGCAGCATCCGCATCATCCGCACCAGCCACATCCAGCGCAGCATTCGCAACAGTTGACGGCATTCCAGGCGGCGCCTGCCCTGCGCCAGAAGCTTCTCGTGTTGGGCAGCAGTCGCCTCACGGTGCACAAATGGCCCTACCTACCCGTGGGCTTTACGCGAAGCAACAAGGAGATCGTCCGGACAATGAACGCCATCCAGCCGATGCTGCAGAGCGCCTTCCATTGCAAATCGCGCGGCGGTGCCGCCGGCTCCAAGGATGCCAGCTCCTATAATACGGTCAGCGGTCCGCTCACCTGGCGTCAGTTCCATCGTCTGGCCGGACGCGCCTCCGGGCAGTGCGAGCCACAGCCCATACCCTCGGTTGTGGTCGGTTACGAGAAGGATTGGATTTCGGTGGCGCCGCATTCCATTCACTATTGGGACAAGTTTCTCCTGGAGCCCTATTCGTATGCCCGGGACGTGGTCTACGTGGTCGTGTGTCCGGACAATGAGCATGTCGCCGCCAGCACGCGCACCTATTTCCGTGAGCTGAGCAGCACCTACGAGATGTGCAAGCTGGGCAGGCATACGCCCATCCGCGGCTGGGAGGGTGTCCTGCAGGTGGGCACCGAACGGGAGGCGCCGCTGACGCCGCTCGACGACTGGCTGCGCACCCTGGACCATGCGCCTCTGGCCGAGCAGATCCGACGCTATGCCGTGGCCTTTCTCTACCAGCTGGCGCCCTATCTGAGCCGTGTGCCCGGCGACAAGACGTTGCTCAATCCTCCGGATGCCTCTGCCAGTGGCAGCCACTCGACCAAGGCACCGGGCGCGGTGCCTCCTTCAGCTGCCGAGCATCCGCATGAGCCCGTCATCAAGCTGGAGCCGGGCACGGAGCCGACCCCGGCGacgcagagcagcagcaacagcagctccggCGGCGCTGGCGGCGCCGGACAGGAGCAGGACAGCAAGGCGGATGTTAAGGCGGGCGGCGACTCGAAGCCCGCCCTGGTGCTGGGCGATCCGCTGGGCATGGGCGAAACGCTGGAGGACATCAATCCATCGGCTATTGTCCTTTATGTGGTGAATCCCTTCACCTTCGCCTCGGACAGCTTTGAGCTGGAGCGACTCGCGCTGATCGCACTGCTGCGCTGCTATGCGGAGCTCCTGAAGGCGGTGCCGGATTCGGTGCGCGCCCAGATGAACATCCAGATCATCTCGCTGGAGGCCATCATGGAGCTGGGGCCGTGCGGCAATCGTCGTCGCTTCTCGGATGAGATCAAGTGCCTGGCATTGAATATATTCTCGCAGTGCCGGCGGCATTTGGTGCATGCGCAGCCCGTCAAGAGTCTGACGGGCTTCGGCACCGCCGCCAACATGGAGGCCTTTctcaagaccaaggatgagCCCAATCGGCGCGCCTACAAGATGTACACGGCGCCCTTTGTCCTGGCACCGATGCACGAGCGCAACGACAAGACGGACTTCTCGCGCGCCGCCGGCAGCATGCACGGCCAGAACGAGACGCGCTATTCGGTCATGTATTGCAATTATTGCCTGAGCGAGGATCAGTCCTGGCTGCTGGCCACAGCCACAGATGAGCGTGGCGAGCTCCTGGAGAAGGTCTGCATCAATATCGATGTGCCGAATCGGGCGCGCAGACGCAAGGCCCCGGCACGTTATGTTGCCCTGCGCAAGCTCATGGACTTTGTCATGGGCCTCATCTCGCAGACGTCGCAGATGTGGCGTCTGGTCATCGGACGGATTGGACGCATCGGGCACAGCGAGCTCAAGTCCTGGAGCTATCTGCTCagcaaacagcagctgcagaagGCCTCTAAACAGTTCAAGGACATGTGCAAACAGTGCACTCTGATGTATCCGCCGACCATCCTGAGCGCCTGCCTGGTCACACTGGAACCGGATGCCAAGCTGCGCGTAATGCCCGATCAGTTTACGCCCGACGAACGCTTCTCGCAGATCTCCATGCAGAATCCGTTGTCGACGCCGCAGGATGTGACCTGTACACACATTCTGGTCTTTCCCACGAGTGCTGTCTGTGCT TCCTTCACACGACAATTCCAGAACGAGCCGCAGGTCGACGATGACTTCATCTTTGGCGAGGAGGAGGGCAACGAGGACTTCAGCGATGCCGATATCGGCGACCTCTTCTGGGACT CTCACATGGATCGCGTCTCGAATCACGGCAGCCCAGGACGCATGGAGGACAATCGCAGCTGGCAGAGCGCCGGCGGCAACAATTTCAAATGTACGCCCCCGCAGGAGGTCGAGGAG GTGGGTTCCCTCAATCAGCAGCCCATTTCGGTGGGTTATATGGTGTCAACAGCGCCGACGGGTCGAATGCCCGCCTGGTTCTGGTCCGCCTGTCCGCATCTGGAGGATGTGTGTCCCGTCTTCCTGAAGACCGCATTGCATTTGCATGTGCCCAACATTCAGATAGCCGACGATATACTCAACTCGACCAATGCCCATCAGTCGGCAAATGATCATCCCCTGGACTCGACCTTAACGGCCGATGTCCTGCGCTTTGTCCTTGAGGGCTACAATGCGCTCTCCTGGCTGGCCCTCGATTCCAATACACACGACCGACTCTCCTGTCTGCCCATCAATGTGCAGACCCTCATGGACTTGTACTATTTAACGGCGGCGATAGCATAA